A stretch of DNA from Candidatus Poribacteria bacterium:
CATCCGAAATCTCGCTCAAAAATTCAAGCCCCGCCCAGTCATTGAAGAATCTAGGGACCATTTCGTCCGGCGAATTCGGATGAAATTCCGTTCTATCAGCGGTCAGCACCTTTTTGACGATAACACTTTGCGGAACGCCGGGGAGGCTTTCCACGACACAGCAACGAAGGACTGTCGCTCGATCTGTATCAAATTCCGTTTCCATTTTGAGCCGCACATCGCCCTCAAATGCTTTACAGAGTACATTCTCTGCAATTGCTACGATTTCGGAATGGGCTTTTTCGTCCGATTCAGGCATTTTGATGCGTTATCCTCATTGAGATTGACGGAAATCTGGCAGACTAGATTCAAAAAGATACGCGAGTTTCGTAAACACAGCTCGCTCACCCGGCAGGCTATCAACAAACACAAAGAAGAAGTGGCTCTCTGGGGTGAACTCGTAGTCGAAGATTGCGTTGAAATTGTAGCTAATCTCATCTTGCAGCCGTTCATCGACGCGTTCAACAAACACGAGCCAACCGATTTTTTGAGTTAATTGATAGTTACTGCGGAGCCGGAAAATCAGTGTATTTCGATACCTGTGCCAAAAGAAATTCTCAAGGTCTATATCAGCGGTCAGCTTGCCGAAGAGGTTGACACCCCCAGAGAAGTTGGTAAATCGGTTGAACTCATCTCGACGGACCCCAAAACGATTTCCAACCGCTAAGTGCCACCACGGTGCTTCATAAGCAATCTCTGAACCGATAAACTTGGTGTCAAAAAGTTGACCGACCTCGCGGAGTACGCCAAATCCACCGGAAGTGAAGAGGTCAAACCGACCAATGTCAATATTGAAACGGAACTCGCTCCGCCGTTCTCGTAGTAATTTTTGTGCATTGGTTTGATGAAAATGGCGCGTATCAATCTGAAATAATTGCACCAAATTCCCCTCTGGAAACTCATAGTTGTACCTTACACGGGCACGGCTCCGACGGAACGCTTCATCTTCAAGTCCCATCTCATTTGGGCGAAAGCCGTCCTGGATTTCTTCAAGCCGAATGTTGGCGAGCCACCCTTGATGAAGCCATTCCATCGCGGTATAATATGCCCAATGCGTTTCGCCATCAATGAGATCAACCGCATATTGCGATGTTGCAGTCCAGTTTCGATGAAGTCCAAATCGACCATTGAGCGATAGGAGTCCTACATCGCGGTCAGCTTGGTGTTTGTGTGTGCCCATCGCGCCGATGACAGTCCGCTCACCGATATTGTAATTCACCCGCCCAGCTAAAAGATTCGCCTGCTTTTTCTGATCGGCGTCATACCGATCGATCATTTTACCATAGGTATTGACAACCGAGAAATTAGCGCTGCCCATTGTGCCCGCCGTTTTTGCACCGAAATCAATTTCTTGAACGCGACGAGTATAGAATAGATTGAGTGGTAGATCAAACAACTCAGCACCCTCCCGGAAGAATGGACGGCGTTCGGGGAGAGATAATTCACGGTCACTTGAGATGTTAATTTGGGTTGGATCGCTTTCTAATTGTGAAAAATCGGGATTAAAAGTCACATTTGAGGTGAGGCGCGTCGAAATCGGGAGGATAAGGTCTAACCCACCATCAAGGTCATTGGGACGATTTTCTATCGCGCGATAGCTACCGTAGGGGAGAATACCGAGCTTCTGCTCCGTTTCGATCTTTTCCAAATTCAAGCCGGTCAAATTGCCAAACTCCGACACACGTGAGAAAAAAGCGGTGCGTGCCCAAGAATAGGATTGACTGTTTACCGGACGTACCCGCCAAAAGTTGATTCCCCACGTGGTGTTATCCCGATTAAAACGGAGTGCCCGGAACGGTATGGCAAATTCTGCGGTCCAACCATCCCGGTGTTTCTTTACCTTTGCTTCCCATTTTGCATCCCAACTTATGTCAAAAACACTCTCGTTGCTGACCCGCTCATCCGTCTGTGTGCCGAGTGTGTTGACGGCAAAAATGTAGCAGTTACGACGGTCATGATAGGTATCAAGCATCACTTCGATACAGTCGTTCTGCCAAACAGGGGAATCCCGGCGTGTTTTTGTTTCGCGTAGACTTTTCATGTCCGGCTCCTCGCAACGCACACCGATATAGAGAGTGTTCTCATCGTACAAAACTCTTGCTTCGGTGTTTAGCTGTGCAAGCTGAATGTTTCCCTCTTTCGCACGGAAGAAATTTTTCGCAATTTGGGCGTGTTGCCATACACTATCGGTAAGTTTGCCATCAATGACCGGGGGCGTATCCACCCATGTGGCATTGATGGTGCGCGTCAAATTTTGCGTTTCTGCGAAAAGCGGTATAGTTAGTAGCGCAATCAGTACACAAAGTATTGCACGCAGCCACCGCAGCTGTTTAGTTTTCTCCACCCTCTTCTTCTCCTACCTCATTTGTGCCAAAAGTTGCACTTTAGTATTTCAGAACCCAGATTTTTCCACGAAACGGTCATTTATTAGATCTCCTCATTCAGGTGCGTCCTCACTTGGGCCAGCATCTCCTCTTCAGAGATTGCCTCCTCTCGGTCTCCAGCGTATTGCGCTTCCACCCACCGATAAATCTCCTCGACTGCCGGGTGGTTTTCACCCACGGGTGTTTGACCTTTTCGCTCCAGATAAGCATTCACCCACAGCAACACGCCATATTTACCAGAGGTTCTGGTAATGATAATATCGACCAATTCCTCTTTGTTTTCCTTCGCTTGTGGAAGTTTGCCTTCCACCTCCACCTCCAAACCGGATACATTGGAGATAACCGCCTTATCAATATAGGAGTGTTTGAAGGCGTAATGATGAGGACGCGGTTTGTCAAATTCGGTATATTTGCCGATATTAATCTGGCAACGGAAAACTACCGGTGCTTTCCCACGAGATTGTGCGAGCTGCGCTGCCCGTCTGTGGGCTTCGGTCGATTTTTGGGTAAACCAGATTTTCTTGCCTGCTCTTCCCCGCGCC
This window harbors:
- a CDS encoding carbohydrate binding family 9 domain-containing protein, translating into MEKTKQLRWLRAILCVLIALLTIPLFAETQNLTRTINATWVDTPPVIDGKLTDSVWQHAQIAKNFFRAKEGNIQLAQLNTEARVLYDENTLYIGVRCEEPDMKSLRETKTRRDSPVWQNDCIEVMLDTYHDRRNCYIFAVNTLGTQTDERVSNESVFDISWDAKWEAKVKKHRDGWTAEFAIPFRALRFNRDNTTWGINFWRVRPVNSQSYSWARTAFFSRVSEFGNLTGLNLEKIETEQKLGILPYGSYRAIENRPNDLDGGLDLILPISTRLTSNVTFNPDFSQLESDPTQINISSDRELSLPERRPFFREGAELFDLPLNLFYTRRVQEIDFGAKTAGTMGSANFSVVNTYGKMIDRYDADQKKQANLLAGRVNYNIGERTVIGAMGTHKHQADRDVGLLSLNGRFGLHRNWTATSQYAVDLIDGETHWAYYTAMEWLHQGWLANIRLEEIQDGFRPNEMGLEDEAFRRSRARVRYNYEFPEGNLVQLFQIDTRHFHQTNAQKLLRERRSEFRFNIDIGRFDLFTSGGFGVLREVGQLFDTKFIGSEIAYEAPWWHLAVGNRFGVRRDEFNRFTNFSGGVNLFGKLTADIDLENFFWHRYRNTLIFRLRSNYQLTQKIGWLVFVERVDERLQDEISYNFNAIFDYEFTPESHFFFVFVDSLPGERAVFTKLAYLFESSLPDFRQSQ